In one window of bacterium DNA:
- a CDS encoding cyclic nucleotide-binding domain-containing protein has product MNMPPDRKTTHANPPSASFKLTREGAPPIEDLISKLQNHYEFFREMDTSEILRFFRLCGRKSYHQDEIIFEEGDPGDTFYLIVSGEVRISLRGKEISRLGIGHFFGEMSILDDSPRSATVTAAKSTLVLAVDPGILSGIMPSFGFKVALHLARNLSQKLRETDNKLQN; this is encoded by the coding sequence ATGAATATGCCGCCCGACAGAAAAACCACCCATGCGAATCCCCCTTCCGCATCCTTCAAGCTCACAAGGGAAGGGGCCCCTCCCATCGAAGACCTCATCTCCAAGCTCCAAAACCATTACGAATTTTTCCGGGAGATGGACACCAGCGAAATTCTCCGGTTCTTCAGGCTGTGCGGACGGAAATCCTATCATCAGGACGAAATCATCTTCGAGGAAGGGGATCCGGGCGACACCTTTTACCTGATCGTGTCCGGCGAGGTGCGCATCTCACTCCGGGGAAAGGAAATATCGCGTCTGGGGATCGGGCATTTTTTCGGCGAAATGTCCATTCTGGACGATTCCCCCCGCAGCGCGACGGTGACCGCCGCCAAATCGACGCTGGTGCTCGCCGTCGACCCGGGAATTTTGAGCGGGATCATGCCCAGCTTCGGATTCAAGGTGGCACTGCATCTCGCCCGGAACCTCTCCCAAAAACTGCGCGAGACGGACAATAAACTTCAAAATTGA
- a CDS encoding cyclic nucleotide-binding domain-containing protein produces MPDSPSGQPPAEHPSAFKKLNFVKRELPLQLRTLIRKLQKNYTFFGDMLEDEVGSFLRLCKRDTYGPGDVVFREGDIGEEFYLIVSGEIIIRMGDRDVARLGPGQVFGEMAMLESAPRSASAIPGEGTVLFTITRKILATRMPALSYKVVVNIAKQLSEKLRESNQAIGEMNKKISLEKNNAPEEEKLVE; encoded by the coding sequence ATCAGGTCAGCCGCCGGCAGAGCACCCGTCGGCTTTCAAAAAACTCAACTTCGTCAAGCGCGAGCTTCCGCTGCAGCTCCGTACGCTGATCCGGAAACTTCAGAAAAACTACACATTCTTCGGCGACATGCTGGAGGACGAGGTGGGTTCTTTCCTCCGGTTGTGCAAGAGAGATACCTACGGCCCCGGAGATGTCGTGTTTCGCGAAGGCGACATCGGTGAAGAGTTCTACCTGATCGTTTCCGGTGAGATTATCATTCGCATGGGTGATCGCGATGTGGCGCGCCTCGGCCCCGGCCAGGTGTTTGGTGAAATGGCCATGTTGGAGAGCGCGCCCCGCTCCGCGTCCGCAATCCCCGGAGAGGGCACGGTTCTCTTCACGATAACCCGGAAAATACTGGCCACAAGAATGCCAGCGCTCAGCTACAAGGTGGTGGTCAACATCGCCAAGCAGTTGTCCGAAAAACTCCGGGAATCCAATCAGGCAATCGGCGAGATGAACAAAAAAATCTCTTTGGAAAAAAACAACGCACCCGAAGAAGAGAAACTGGTGGAGTAG